In the genome of Cryptomeria japonica chromosome 8, Sugi_1.0, whole genome shotgun sequence, one region contains:
- the LOC131060550 gene encoding uncharacterized protein LOC131060550 isoform X5 has protein sequence MLLLPLGKREESLHFLYGKNFERAMRILDQGGVKLIIGEPSNRSVFMVAGESKNKDQYICFPEHHCTCYSFFYETVNKAEQLCCKHQLAAKMADAHKLYKEEKISDEQLALLLIQH, from the exons CCTTCACTTTCTTTATGGGAAGAATTTTGAACGAGCTATGCGGATATTAGATCAAGGTGGTGTAAAGCTCATAATTGGTGAACCCAGCAACCGTTCAGTTTTCATG GTTGCCGGAGAATCAAAAAACAAGGATCAATATATATGTTTCCCAGAGCACCACTGTACATGCTATTCCTTTTTTTATGAGACTGTTAATAAAGCAGAACAATTATGT TGCAAGCATCAGCTGGCAGCAAAAATGGCAGATGCACATAAATTATACAAGGAGGAAAAAATTTCTGATGAACAGCTGGCATTACTTTTGATTCAACATTGA